The segment GGGCATGGTGATGCGTTCGGTGGTGGAGGCGGCCGGGAACCGGAAGCTGGACACCACGGACGGCGTGCGGGTGGTCGAGCCGGACGGCCGGTGGACGCTGGTCCTGCCGGACCCGGCGGAGGCCGTCACCCACCTGTGGGCGGAGGGCCCGGACGACGAGGCGACCGAGCGGCTGCTCGACGAGTGGGCCGCGGTCGTGGACGGCGCCGGGAGGTAGTGCGGGGGAAGTGAGGTGGGGGCGGGCCCGGCGGCCCGTCCCCACCCGGTTTTGTCACGATCCTGTGCCGAAACCGTCCTGCGGGGCCCGGGGCTGGTCGTGGGGCACCTCGTGGTCGTGAAACGATGTGGCGCATGCCAGCATCGCCGACGCCGAGTGACCCGGAGGGGCGCTTCCGCCGCCCGGACGCCTCGATGTCCCTGCTGACCACGGTCATGGAGCACTCGCTCGACGACGGGTACGCGGAGGCGGCCCGGGCCCGTGGGGCGGAGGGCAGTTCGCGGCTGCCGTCGACGGCCAAGGGGCGGCTGGTGCTGGGCCTGGGCCTGGCGCTGGCGGCGGTCGTGGTGACGGTCGGGGCGGTGAGCACGCACGCCGCGGCGCCCGTGCTGGCGAAGGAGCGGGACGCCCTGGTCAGCCGGGTGAACGACGCCAACAAGGCGGCGGACGAGCTGCAGCGGCAGGTCGAGGCGGACCGCGACAAGGTCGAGCGGGCCCAGGACGCGGCGCTGCAGAGCGGCGACGACAGCGGGGCGGAGCAGCTGGCGGCGCGGACCGGGACGGGGGCGATCACCGGGCCGGGCATCAAGCTGGTGATCGACGACGCGTCCGGGAGCGGTTCGGGCGGCAACGTCAGCGATCCGCGGAACACCGGCAGCTACGGCAAGGACGGGCGGGTCAAGGACCACGACCTGCAGTACGCCGTGAACGGGCTGTGGCTGGCCGGCGCGGAGGCGGTGTCCGTGAACGGGCAGCGGCTGACCGCGCTGTCGGCGATCCGGGCGGCCGGTGACGCGATCCTGGTGGACAACCGGCCGCTGGTGCCGCCGTACACGGTGCTGGCGATCGGGGACGGGCCGCGGCTGGCGCAGGCCTTCCAGGACAACGAGGGCGGCCGCTACCTGAAGATCATCCAGGAGAGCTACGGGATCCGTTCGACGGTGTCGACGCAGAAGTCGTTGACGCTGCCGGCCGCGCTGGGCGTGACGCTCCGGGTGGCCGGGCCGGAGGCGTCCGCGGAGGCGTCGGCCGAGCCGTCGGGGTCGCCGTCGCCGTCGGCGTCCGGTTCGGGGTCCGCCCTCCCGACGGCCCCGCCGTCCGGCGCGGTGTCGGGTTCGCCCTCGGGGGCGCCGTCGAAGTCCACGCGGTCGACCGCGACGAAGTCCACTTCCACTTCCACTTCCACTTCCACCGGAACAGGAGCTGCTACACCGTGATTGCCGTACTGGGTCTGGTGATCGGCGTGATCGTCGGCGTGTTCGTGCAGCCGGAGGTGCCGAACGCGGTGGTGCCGTACCTGCCGATCGCGGTGGTGGCGGCGCTGGACGCGGTGTTCGGCGGCGTGCGGGCGATGCTGGACGGGATCTTCGACGACAAGGTCTTCGTGGTGTCGTTCCTGTCGAACGTCGTGGTGGCGGCGCTGATCGTGTTCCTGGGCGACCAGTTGGGCGTGGGGTCGCAGCTGTCCACCGGCGTGGTGGTGGTGCTGGGCATCCGGATCTTCTCGAACGCTGCGGCGATCCGCCGGCACGTGTTCAGGGCGTAGGGAGCGGCTGTGAGCGGGGAGAAGGAGCCGCGGGAGCGGGACGAGGAGCAGCCGGAGCCGACCGAGTCGGTCGAGCCGGTGGAGCCGGCCGGGTCGACGGAGCCGGTCGCGCCCGTCGAGCCGGCTGCGGTGGCGGAGCCGGTCGAGTCGGTCGGGCCCGAGGAGCCGGTGGCGGCGGCCGCGGGGCGGGAGCCGGTGGAGCTGCCCTCGGACGGGCGGACCCGGCTGAAGGCGGCGATGTGGCCGCCGCGGGTGTCGCGGGGCCAGCTGGTGGTGGCGCTGCTGCTGTTCGCGCTGGGCCTGGCGCTGGCGATCCAGGTGCGCTCGACCAACGACCACAGCGAGCTGCGCGGGGCCCGCCAGGAGGACCTGGTGCGGATCCTGGACGAACTGGACGGCAAGCAGCAGCGTCTCCAGTCGGAGAAGACGCAGCTGGAGCAGTCCCTGGCGCAGTTGGAGAACTCGTC is part of the Kitasatospora cineracea genome and harbors:
- a CDS encoding DUF881 domain-containing protein, yielding MPASPTPSDPEGRFRRPDASMSLLTTVMEHSLDDGYAEAARARGAEGSSRLPSTAKGRLVLGLGLALAAVVVTVGAVSTHAAAPVLAKERDALVSRVNDANKAADELQRQVEADRDKVERAQDAALQSGDDSGAEQLAARTGTGAITGPGIKLVIDDASGSGSGGNVSDPRNTGSYGKDGRVKDHDLQYAVNGLWLAGAEAVSVNGQRLTALSAIRAAGDAILVDNRPLVPPYTVLAIGDGPRLAQAFQDNEGGRYLKIIQESYGIRSTVSTQKSLTLPAALGVTLRVAGPEASAEASAEPSGSPSPSASGSGSALPTAPPSGAVSGSPSGAPSKSTRSTATKSTSTSTSTSTGTGAATP
- a CDS encoding small basic family protein; the encoded protein is MIAVLGLVIGVIVGVFVQPEVPNAVVPYLPIAVVAALDAVFGGVRAMLDGIFDDKVFVVSFLSNVVVAALIVFLGDQLGVGSQLSTGVVVVLGIRIFSNAAAIRRHVFRA